A stretch of the Xiphias gladius isolate SHS-SW01 ecotype Sanya breed wild chromosome 19, ASM1685928v1, whole genome shotgun sequence genome encodes the following:
- the tti2 gene encoding TELO2-interacting protein 2 isoform X1 → MELSSLLHDLRLSSSEKPLPSAPLPPITELLSRLQEKLTGASSDSKTSSPIGCVERLFETADPDWLFSLASANDEDGRAELRSAYRSLIDALIGCAALPLCEDDCGSLTAAACRSVPDRAIPVCSALRALLGALGTRERTGLLLTVAPPVCVFAVTHFQDQVWTTSSSRAAAQILQEALLRAGGWRDSAHLLMGDRSWGEEGEGGESRGILGGVLDFLQPQLTKDSWQRCEAVKLVFAWTLLQVTRPSLSPHLPRFLPPSLLLIDHYRPENCMLGVRCLHHIVLNTPDADLRQFNRAEVLYQALFKHLYTTEAAVIQPVLSCLLDLLLVLEKPPSSLAPSSARRKPCRHDDVLRLVLTHMEAEHKVPLRRVYASALPLYIDRMGVAVCRHLRRVERVVLGYLEIRDPPEETNRLKILEVLQKTTRAAWPRMERRVNVLLCCLLRLLVDVSSDSRLGDQVRRRLMNQTTLCIKLLDGCSRGKLQPLLQQVDSSCCSPEVLGSLLTVTMTTER, encoded by the exons ATGGAGCTTTCGTCTTTACTTCATGACCTTCGCCTCTCCTCCTCAGAGAAGCCcctcccctctgctcctctccctccaaTCACAGAGCTCCTGTCTCGGCTGCAGGAGAAGCTGACTGGTGCCTCCTCGGACTCTAAGACGAGCTCCCCGATTGGTTGCGTGGAGCGGCTCTTTGAGACAGCAGATCCCGATTGGCTGTTCTCCCTGGCCTCGGCCAATGACGAGGACGGTCGGGCGGAGCTGCGGTCAGCGTACAGGTCTCTGATCGATGCTCTGATTGGCTGCGCGGCTCTGCCGCTCTGTGAGGACGACTGCGGCTCTCTGACGGCCGCGGCCTGTCGGAGCGTCCCGGACCGAGCCATCCCAGTATGCTCGGCCCTCAGGGCGCTGCTGGGAGCTCTGGGGACCAGGGAGAGGACAGGTCTGCTGCTGACTGTGGctccacctgtgtgtgtgttcgctgTGACGCATTTCCAG GATCAGGTGTggaccacctcctcctccagagcGGCGGCACAGATCCTGCAGGAGGCACTGCTCAGGGCGGGGGGCTGGAGAGACTCCGCTCACCTCCTGATGGGAGACAGGAGttggggggaggagggggaaggaggggagagCAGAGGAATTCTGGGAGGGGTCCTGGACTTCCTGCAGCCTCAACTCACCAA ggaCTCCTGGCAGCGGTGTGAAGCAGTGAAGCTGGTGTTTGCGTGGACTCTCCTGCAG GTGACtcgcccctctctctctcctcacctgCCTCGCttcctccccccctccctccttctcatTGACCACTACAGACCAGAGAACTGCATGCTGGGAGTTCGCTGCCTGCACCACATCGTGCTCAACACG CCTGACGCTGATCTGCGTCAGTTCAACAGAGCAGAAGTTCTCTATCAAGCGTTATTCAAACACCTGTACACCACCGAGGCTGCTGTCATACAG cCGGTCCTGTCCTGTCTGCTGGAcctgttgttggttttggagaAGCCCCCCTCCTCGCTCGCCCCCTCCTCCGCCCGGAGGAAGCCCTGTCGTCATGACGACGTGCTGCGTCTGGTCCTGACCCACATGGAGGCGGAGCACAAGGTACCGCTGCGACGCGTCTACGCCTCTGCCCTGCCTCTGTACATTGACAG GATGGGCGTGGCGGTGTGCAGACACCTGCGGCGGGTGGAGCGGGTGGTGCTGGGATACCTGGAGATCAGAGATCCACCCGAAGAGACGAACAGACTGAAGATCCTGGAGGTGCTGCAGAAGACCACCAGAGCCGCCTGGCCACg gaTGGAGCGCCGCGTCAACGTGTTGCTGTGTTGCTTGTTGCGGTTGCTGGTCGACGTTTCTTCGGACTCTCGGCTCGGCGATCAGGTCAGGCGGCGGCTGATGAACCAAACCACGCTTTGTATCAAGCTGCTGGACGGCTGCTCACGCGGAAAACTACAG CCTCTCCTCCAGCAGGTCGACAGCAGCTGTTGCAGCCCCGAGGTTCTCGGTAGCCTACTGACCGTAACTATGACAACAGAGAGGTGA
- the tti2 gene encoding uncharacterized protein tti2 isoform X2, with amino-acid sequence MELSSLLHDLRLSSSEKPLPSAPLPPITELLSRLQEKLTGASSDSKTSSPIGCVERLFETADPDWLFSLASANDEDGRAELRSAYRSLIDALIGCAALPLCEDDCGSLTAAACRSVPDRAIPVCSALRALLGALGTRERTGLLLTVAPPVCVFAVTHFQDQVWTTSSSRAAAQILQEALLRAGGWRDSAHLLMGDRSWGEEGEGGESRGILGGVLDFLQPQLTKDSWQRCEAVKLVFAWTLLQVTRPSLSPHLPRFLPPSLLLIDHYRPENCMLGVRCLHHIVLNTPDADLRQFNRAEVLYQALFKHLYTTEAAVIQPVLSCLLDLLLVLEKPPSSLAPSSARRKPCRHDDVLRLVLTHMEAEHKDGRGGVQTPAAGGAGGAGIPGDQRSTRRDEQTEDPGGAAEDHQSRLATDGAPRQRVAVLLVAVAGRRFFGLSARRSGQAAADEPNHALYQAAGRLLTRKTTASPPAGRQQLLQPRGSR; translated from the exons ATGGAGCTTTCGTCTTTACTTCATGACCTTCGCCTCTCCTCCTCAGAGAAGCCcctcccctctgctcctctccctccaaTCACAGAGCTCCTGTCTCGGCTGCAGGAGAAGCTGACTGGTGCCTCCTCGGACTCTAAGACGAGCTCCCCGATTGGTTGCGTGGAGCGGCTCTTTGAGACAGCAGATCCCGATTGGCTGTTCTCCCTGGCCTCGGCCAATGACGAGGACGGTCGGGCGGAGCTGCGGTCAGCGTACAGGTCTCTGATCGATGCTCTGATTGGCTGCGCGGCTCTGCCGCTCTGTGAGGACGACTGCGGCTCTCTGACGGCCGCGGCCTGTCGGAGCGTCCCGGACCGAGCCATCCCAGTATGCTCGGCCCTCAGGGCGCTGCTGGGAGCTCTGGGGACCAGGGAGAGGACAGGTCTGCTGCTGACTGTGGctccacctgtgtgtgtgttcgctgTGACGCATTTCCAG GATCAGGTGTggaccacctcctcctccagagcGGCGGCACAGATCCTGCAGGAGGCACTGCTCAGGGCGGGGGGCTGGAGAGACTCCGCTCACCTCCTGATGGGAGACAGGAGttggggggaggagggggaaggaggggagagCAGAGGAATTCTGGGAGGGGTCCTGGACTTCCTGCAGCCTCAACTCACCAA ggaCTCCTGGCAGCGGTGTGAAGCAGTGAAGCTGGTGTTTGCGTGGACTCTCCTGCAG GTGACtcgcccctctctctctcctcacctgCCTCGCttcctccccccctccctccttctcatTGACCACTACAGACCAGAGAACTGCATGCTGGGAGTTCGCTGCCTGCACCACATCGTGCTCAACACG CCTGACGCTGATCTGCGTCAGTTCAACAGAGCAGAAGTTCTCTATCAAGCGTTATTCAAACACCTGTACACCACCGAGGCTGCTGTCATACAG cCGGTCCTGTCCTGTCTGCTGGAcctgttgttggttttggagaAGCCCCCCTCCTCGCTCGCCCCCTCCTCCGCCCGGAGGAAGCCCTGTCGTCATGACGACGTGCTGCGTCTGGTCCTGACCCACATGGAGGCGGAGCACAAG GATGGGCGTGGCGGTGTGCAGACACCTGCGGCGGGTGGAGCGGGTGGTGCTGGGATACCTGGAGATCAGAGATCCACCCGAAGAGACGAACAGACTGAAGATCCTGGAGGTGCTGCAGAAGACCACCAGAGCCGCCTGGCCACg gaTGGAGCGCCGCGTCAACGTGTTGCTGTGTTGCTTGTTGCGGTTGCTGGTCGACGTTTCTTCGGACTCTCGGCTCGGCGATCAGGTCAGGCGGCGGCTGATGAACCAAACCACGCTTTGTATCAAGCTGCTGGACGGCTGCTCACGCGGAAAACTACAG CCTCTCCTCCAGCAGGTCGACAGCAGCTGTTGCAGCCCCGAGGTTCTCGGTAG